One segment of Balaenoptera ricei isolate mBalRic1 chromosome 8, mBalRic1.hap2, whole genome shotgun sequence DNA contains the following:
- the LOC132369804 gene encoding eukaryotic translation initiation factor 1-like, which produces MSAIQNLHSFDPFADASKGDDLLPAGTEDYIHIRIQQRNGRKSLTTVQGIADDYDKKKLVKAFKKKFACNGIVIEHPEYGEVIQLQGDQRKNICQFLVETGLAKDDQLKVHRF; this is translated from the coding sequence ATGTCCGCTATCCAGAACCTCCACTCTTTCGACCCCTTTGCTGATGCAAGTAAGGGTGACGATCTGCTTCCTGCTGGCACTGAGGATTATATCCATATAAgaattcaacagagaaatggcaGGAAGAGCCTTACTACTGTCCAAGGGATCGCTGATGATTACGATAAAAAGAAACTAGTGAAGGCGTTTAAGAAGAAATTTGCCTGCAATGGTATTGTAATTGAGCATCCAGAATATGGAGAAGTAATTCAGCTACAGGGTGACCAGCGCAAGAACATATGCCAGTTCCTCGTAGAGACTGGACTGGCTAAGGACGATCAGCTGAAGGTTCATAGGTTTTAA